CCCAGAGCACGGGCACGGTGACGCGGCCCGAGATCTTTGGATCGGCGCGCAGGTAGATGTCGCGCAGGAAGGGCAGGCCGTGGAGCTTGTCTCCGGTGGCGCCGGGGAAGTCGTCGGAGAGCGTCCAGCCGTCCGAAAGCATGTCGGGATGCACCACGCTGACGCCGATATGCGGCGCGAGCCCCTTCAGCGCGCGGAAGATCAGCGTGCGATGCGCCCAGGGGCAGGCGTAGCTGACATAGAGATGATAGCGCCCGGACTCGGCGGCGAACCCGCCCTCGCCGCTCGGACCGGCCGAGCCGTCCGGTGTGATCCAGTTGCGAAACGCCGTATCACCGCGGACGAAATGGCCGCTGTCATCGTTGTAATCCCAGCTGTCGCGCCAGGTGCCGTCGACGAGAAAACCCATGGGGTGCCTCCTTTCCCTATCTGGGAAAGTAGGGGGTTCGGCGCTGCGGGCAACTCGGCGGGGGCGCGCAGGGTCTCCCACAGGGGCGCACACTGGCGCGCGCTGAGGGCCTTGTCTGCGCGCCTGCGGCGCGTGGTTCGGGGCGCTGCCCCGCCGGCCTGCGGCCGACTCCCCGGGATATTTGGGGCCAATGGAAACACCGGGGGAGGTTTGAGGGCGGAGGCGACGCGAAGGGTGGGACGGCCTTTTCGTGCGCCTAGCGGCGCATGTAGGTCTGCCACAGCCAGATCAGCAGCATCGCGCCCAGCACCGCGCCGACCAGCCCGGCGAGCGCCCCGGTCATGGCAATGAGAAAGCGCAGCACCAGGCCGCCGATCACCGCGCCGGCGATGCCGATGGCCACGGTCTCGACCACGCCGAGCCGGATCTGCATGAAGCGTGTGGCGAGAAACCCCGCCGCCGCGCCGATGACGATGAGCCAGACCACGGGCATCGCTATCTCCTTCTGCGCCAGTGGGTCGGCACGATGATCAGCGCGCCGATGGAGGAGGCCAGCGCGTTCAGCCCGGGCGAGCCGAAGCCGATGCCGAACATCAGCCGGACGAAATAGGCCAGGAAAGCGCCGCCGATGCAGATAATGATGCTTTGCAGGAGGCCGTTGCGGGTAAAGCCCGTGCGTTCCGAGGCATAGCCCACGATCCCCGCGATCACCACGGTGCCGATCAGGACCGGGAACATCAGCCCTCTCCCAGCTTTGTGCCGCGCGGGATGGCCATGCCGCGCAGGAAGCTCTCGGCCTCCTGCGCGCCCTTGCCGGCGCGCTGCGCCCGCGTCACCTCTACCGCCGCCTCGCCGCAGGCGATGGTGAAGCCGTCATCCAGCGCCACGCCCGGCGCGCCGGAGCCCGGCACCACCCGCGCGCCGAGCAGCTTGATGCGGTCGCCGCCCAGACTCGTCCAGGCGCCGGGGAACGGTGCCAGCCCGCGGATCTGGCGCGAGATCGCCTCTGCGGGCTGCGACCAGTCCACCGCCGCCTCGGCCTTGTCGATCTTGGCGGCATAGGTCACGCCGGTCTCGGGCTGCGGCTCGGGGGTCAGTTCCTCCAGCCGGGACAGCGCGTCGACAATCAGCCGCGCGCCCATCACGCTCAGCCGGTCATGCAGCGCGCCGGTGGTCTCTTCCGAGCCAATCGCCGTGGCCTCGCGCAGCAGCACCGGGCCGGTGTCGAGCCCGGCCTCCATCTGCATGATGCAGATGCCGGTTTCCGCATCGCCGGACATGATGGCACGATGGATCGGTGCCGCGCCGCGCCAGCGCGGCAGCAGCGAGGCGTGGATGTTCAGACAACCGTGGGTCGGCGCATCCAGAACGGGTTGCGGCAGGATCAGCCCATAGGCCACGACCACCGCCACATCCGCCTGAAGCGCGGCAAAGCGCGCCTGCTCCTCGTCGGATTTCAGGCTGACCGGGTGGCGCACCTCCAGCCCGAGCGCCTCGGCGCGGGCATGGACCGGGGTGGGCCGGTCCTTCTTGCCGCGCCCGGCGGGGCGGGGCGGCTGACAGTAAACGGCGGCGATCTCGTGCCCGGCCTTGACCAGCGCGTCCAGCACCGGCACCGAGAAGTCCGGCGTTCCCATGAAGATCACGCGCATGGCCCTGCTCCTTCCGCTCATCTGCCCCTGAGATAGAGGCTGGCGGCGCAAGATACCAGAGCGTCAGCGCTCCTTGACATAGGGCTCACCGCCGGCGCGCGGCGGGATCGCCTTGCCGACAAAGCCCGCGAGGATCACCACGGTCAGAATATAGGGCAGCGCGTCCATCACCTGCACCGGGATGGTGATGCCGCCGAGGTCGATATTCTGATAGCGCAGCGCCACCGCCTGAAGCAGACCGAAGAGCAGGCAGGCCGAGAGCGCGTACCAGGGCCGCCATTTGGCAAAGATCAGCGCCGCCAGCGCGATATAGCCGCGCCCCGCCGTCATCTCGCGCACGAACCCTGCCTGGAGACCGGTGGCCAGATAGGCCCCCGCCAGCCCGCAGAGCAGCCCGCAGATCATCACCGCCGCATAGCGCAGACCGATCACCGAGACCCCGGCGGTGTCCACCGCCTCGGGCGCCTCGCCCACCGCGCGCAGGCGCAGGCCGAAGCGGGTGCGGAACAGGACGAACCAGCTCAGCGGCACCATGAGAAAGGCGACATAGACGAGGATCGAATGGCCCGAGATCAGTTCGGCATAGACCGGGCCCAGCACCGGCACACCGCTCAGCGCCTCGGCAAAGGGCAGCGTGATCGGCTCGAACCGTCCGCCGCCCATCAGCGAAGGGGTGCGCCCGCCCTGCCCGAACCAGTCCTGCGCGATCAGCACCGTGAGGCCCGAGGCGAGGAAGTTGATCGCCACGCCGGAAATGAGCTGGTTGCCCCGGAAGGTGATCGAGGCCAGCCCGTGGATGCCGCTCATCAGCAGCGACGCCACGATGCCCGCGAGCAGCCCCAGCCAGACCGATCCGGTCACTGCCGCGATGGCGGCGGAGGCAAAGGCGGCGGCGAGCATCTTGCCCTCGAGCCCGATGTCGAAGATGCCGGAGCGCTCGGAGAACAGCCCGGCAAGGCAGGCGAGCAGCAGCGGCGTGGCCAGCCGCACGGTGGAATCGAGCACCTGAAGAACCGTCACGAGATCCATCACTCAGCCTTTCGAGGTTGCGATCTTGAAGGCGGCAAAGGCGAAGAACGCGCCGAGCGCCCCTTCGACCCAGCGCCGCGCCCGGGCATAGCCCGCCCGTACCGGCGCCGAGGACAGCAGCAGCGCCCAGGCGCCGTGGCAGCCAAAGGAGATCAGGAAGGCGCCGAGCACGAAGAGCGCCACGATGCCCGCGTCGCCGCCATGGGTGGCACCGACCGAGGCGATGGCGAGCCAGAACACGATGGCCTTGGGGTTGGTCACCTGAAGCAGATAGCCCATCGCCAGGAGTCGCCCCGGCGAGGCCGGCACATCGCGCATGGCGGTGAGCGGCGGCGGGTTCAGCGCCTTGCGGAAGGCGCCGATGGCGAGCCAGGCGAGATAGGCGGCGCCGATCATCCGCATGATCGTCATCGCCCAGGCGATCTGGCTCAGCAGCAACCCGAGCCCGACCAGCGTCAGCAGGTTGATGGTGACGCTGCCGGCGGCGATTCCGGTCGTCACGGTCAGCGCGGCGCGGCGCCCGCGCGAGCTGGCCACGCCCAGCAGCATGGCGACGGCGGGGCCGGGCGAGCTCGCCGCGACCAGCAGGATCGCGTAGGCGGCGGCGAATTTCGGCAGGAAAGGCAGCAGGGTGTCCATCGCGTCAGCCGTTCTGCCCGTTGCGGCGCATGCCGAGGAAGAGCTTTTCCAGCGGCATCCGCACCATATTGTCGAGCGCCCCGGTGAAGAGGATCACCAGCGCCTGGATCACCGTGATCAGCTCGCGCGGGATATTGGTCCAGAGCGCCAGCTCGGCCCCGCCCTGATAGAGGAACCCGAAGAGCAGCGCCGCGAGGAACACCCCTACCGGGTGCGAACGGCCCATCAGCGCCACGGCGATGCCGATGAAGCCCGCGCCCTCGGTGGCGTTCAGCACCAGCCGTTCGGCCTCGCCCATGGTGGTGTTGAGCGCCATCAGCCCCGCCAGCCCGCCGGAAATCAGCATCGACACGATGGTGATGCGCACCGGCGAGATGCCTGCGTATTTCGCGGCGCTTTCTGAATGGCCAAAAGCGCGGATCTCATAGCCGAGCTTGGTGCGCCAGATCAGGAACCAGAAGCCGATACAGGCCAGAACGGCGAGGAAGAAGGTGACATTGGCGGGTGAGCCCCGGAACATCCGGCTGCCCTCGGGGGCGAACATGTCCTGAAAGGTCGGCAGATGCGTCGCCGCCGGAAAGGTCGCGGTGGCCGGGTCCATGGCGCCGGTGGGGCGCAGCAGGTTGACCAGAACGTAGTTCAGCACGGCGGCGGCGATGAAGTTGAACATGATCGTGGTGATCACGATATGGCTGCCGCGCTTGGCCTGAAGGTAGGACGGGATCAGCGCCCAGGCGGCGCCAAAGGCCCCGCCCGCCAGCATCGCCACGAAGAGCGCCACCGACCAGTGCGGGAAGGGGATGAAGAGACAGGCCAGCGCGACGCCCAGGCCCCCGATCATCGCCTGCCCCTCGCCGCCGATATTGAACATCTTGGCGTGGAAGGCGACCGCGACGCAGAGCCCGGTGAAGATGAAATTGGTGGTGTAATAAAGCGTATAGCCCCAGCCCGAGCTGCGCATCAGCGCGCCGTCGACCATGAGCTTGAACGCATCCACCGGGTTCTCGCCGATGGCCAGGATCACGATGGCCGACAGGATCGCCGCCAGCAGGATCGAGATCAGGGGCACGAGCACCGCATCGGCCCAGGCGGGCATCTTATCCATTCCGGGCCTCATTGCTGGGTTGCGCGCCCTGCGGGCGCGGGTGCCTCCGGCGGGAGTATTTCGAGAAAGATGAAATGGCGGGCTCAGTCATGCTGTTCGGCCTCCCGCGCCTCTTTCGCGTCGAGCTGGGCGTCCACCGCCTCGATCAGCGGTTTGTCGGGGCGCTCGGTCACGCCCGCCATGAGCAGGCCGAGCTCGGTCTGGTCGGTCTCGGACGGCAGGCGCTCGCCCATGATCCGGCCGTCGAACATCACCGCGATGCGGTCGGAGAGCGACAGGATCTCGTCGAGCTCGACCGAGACCAGAAGGATCGCCTTGCCCTGATCGCGCAGGCGGACGATTTCCTGATGGATGAATTCGATGGCGCCGATATCGACGCCGCGCGTCGGCTGGCCGATGAGCAGGATATCGGGGTCGCGCTCGATCTCGCGGGCGAGCACGATCTTTTGCTGGTTGCCGCCGGAGAAGTTGCGCGCCGCGAGGTTGGGGTTGGGCGGGCGCACGTCGTAGCGGGTCATCTTGTCCTGCGCCTCGTCCCTGATAAGCGCATTGTTCATCAAGAGGCCCGACTGGTAGCGCGGGTCGCGGTGATAGCCGAAGACGATGTTCTCCCAGGCGGTGTAGGGCATGATCAGCCCTTCGGTCTGGCGGTCCTCGGGCACATGGGCGATGCCGCGCGCGCGCCGCGACTGGCCGTCGGAATGCCGCCCGGTGAGGTCGATCTCGGTGCCGTTCACCCGCACGGTGCCACTTGCGTCGGCATAGCCGCCCAGCACCTCCAGCAGCTCGGACTGGCCATTGCCGGCCACCCCCGCGATGCCGAGGATCTCGCCCGCCTTCACCTCCAGCGACACGCCCTTGAGCCGCTCGACCCCGTGCCGGTCGGTGTGGCGCAGGGTGTCGACCTGAAGGATCGGCGCGCCGGGCTTCGCGGGCGCTTTGTCGACCCGCAGCAGCACCTTGCGGCCCACCATCAGCTCGGCGAGCTGTTCCGGCGAGGTCTCGACGGTTTTCACGGTCGCCGTCATCTCGCCGCGCCGCATGACCGAGACGGTGTCGGTGATCTCCATGATCTCGCGCAGCTTGTGGGTGATGAGGACGATGGTCTTGCCCTCGGAACGCAGGTTGTCGAGGATGCGGAACAGGTGATCGGCCTCGGCGGGGGTCAGCACACCGGTGGGCTCGTCGAGGATGAGGATATCGGCCTGACGGTAGAGCGCCTTGAGGATCTCGACCCGCTGCTGGTGGCCGACGGAGAGGTTTTCGATGAGCTGATCGGGATCGACATTCAGCTCATATTCCTCGGCCAGCGATTTCAGCACGCCGCGGGCGCGCGCCAGCGAGGGGCGCAGCATCGGCCCGTCCTCGGCGCCGAGGATGACGTTTTCCAGCACGGTAAAGTTCTGCACCAGCTTGAAATGCTGGAACACCATGCCGATGCCGGCGGCGATGGCGGCCTGGCTGTCGGGGATCTCGGTCTTTTTGCCCTGGATCCAGACCTCGCCCGCATCGGCCTTGTAGAAGCCGTAGAGGATCGACATCAGCGTCGATTTCCCGGCGCCGTTCTCGCCGATGATGCCGTGGATCGTGCCCGGCATGACGCGGATCGAGATATCCTTGTTGGCCTGAACCGGTCCGAAGGCCTTGGAGATGCCTTTCAGCTCGATGGCGGGGGCGGTGTCGGTCATGGCGTCGGTGGCTCCTGCCGGACAGGGCAGAGGCCGCGCGCCACGCGGCCCCTTGGATCACGGGGCGGATCGCGCCGCCCCGCAGGTCGGAAAATCAGAAGCTCAGCACAGGGCAGCTGTCATCCGAGGAATAATCGTGGACCTCGATCTCGCCCGCGATGATCTGCTCGCGCGCCGCGTCGACGGCGGCTTTCATCTCGTCGCTGACAAGCGGGGCGTTGTCGTCGTCGAGCGCATAGCCCACGCCGTTCTCGGCCAGGCCCAGCACCATGACGCCGGTTTCCAGGTCCTCGCCCGCTTCCATCGCCTCTTTCACGGCGACATCCACGCGCTTGAGCATTGAGGTCAGCACCTTGCCCGGGTGCAGGTAGTTCTGGTTGCTGTCCACGCCGATCGACAGGATGTCCTCGTCGGCGGCGGTTTGCAGCACGCCGAGCCCGGTGCCGCCGGCGGCGGCATAGATCACATCCGCGCCCTGCGAGATCTGCGCCTTGGTCAGCTCAGAGCCTTTCACCGGGTCGTTCCAGGCCGCGGGCGTGGTACCGGTCATATTGGAGATCACATTGGCGTCGGGGTTCACGGCCAGCGCGCCCTGGGCATAGCCGCAGGCGAATTTGCGGATCAGCGGAATGTCCATGCCGCCGATGAAGCCGACGGTGCCGGTCTCCGAAGCCATCGCCGCCATCATGCCGACAAGATACGAACCCTCATGTTCCGAGAACAGGATCGACAGCACGTTGGGATGCTCTTCGGGGTTCACGAAGCCGTCGATGGTGACGAATTTGGTCTCCGGGTAATCCGCCGCGACCGAGGCGATGGGCGAGGACATCGAGAAGCCGGTGGTCACCACCGGGTTGAAGCCGGCCTCGGCGAAGCGGCGCAGCGCCTGCTCGCGCTGCGCTTCGGATTGCAGCTCGATATCGCGGTAGGAGCCGCCGGTTTCCGCCACATAGGCCTCGGCACCGTTATAGGCCGCCTCGTTGAAACTCTTGTCGAATTTGCCGCCCAGGTCGTAAATCAGCGCCGGATCGGCCAGCGCGGCGCCCGCGCTCAGTGCCAGCGTCGCGGCGGCGCCGAGGAAATGTTTCATCAAGCTCATGTCGTGCTCCCAGGTGTTGGATGGCTGCGGGCGTTGCCCCGCGCTCGGTACCCCGATCCATGAAGATCATGCCCGATTAAGGCGTTGACGCGAAGGAGGGTCAACTGCTTTTTGCGTGAGAGGCCGAAGGGTTGCGCAGGGTCAAAGCCTAATTTTCGGGCAGCGCCTTGCGCATGAGCAGCGCATCGTCGCGGCTTCCGTCGGGGCAGGTATAATAGGCTTTGCGCAGGCCCGCGCGGGCGTAGCCACAGGCCTCGTAGAAGGACCGCGCGGGTGTGTTGGCAGCGGCCACCTCGAGAAAGATTTCCTCCGCCCCGCGCGCCATGGCCGCGTGCTCGAACGCCACCAGAACGGCGCGGGCAGCCCCCTGCCGCTGGCGTTCGGGATCGGTCGCCAGCGCCAGAATTTCCGCCTCGCCCGCCACCACGCGACCCAGCACAAAGGCGCCCTCCCCCGCGCTGAGCACCGTGGTGGGATGGCCGAGCGTGGCGGCGAAATCGGCCTCGCGCCATGGGGTCATGTGACGATAGGCGCGGGCGGCGATGCCCGCCAGTTCTGCGGCTGTCATGGCAGAATCACCGGCGGTGGCTCTTTCGAGGGCGCCGCATCGGCGGGACGGATATAGAGCGGTGCCGGGCGCGGGCCGGGCTGGCCCATGCGCAGCTTTTCCGCCGCCACGCGGGCGATGGCGGCCGCAGGCCCGCCCATGCAATCCATGCAATAGGCCGCAAAGGGCACATCCGCCGCATCGCGCCCTTCGTTAAGCACCGTGTTGAGCGCGCCGGCCTCGGCGCCCACCACCGGCACGCCCGCCGGCACATGCGCCACCCGCGCGCGCAGCGCCTCCGCATCGTCATAGATCGCCAGCTCCACCGGCTTGCCCGCGGGCGCCGCGCCGTCGAACATCTGCACCACCACATCGGCGCCGCGCCGGGACGAGCGCAGGCTGACCAGCTCGGGGCGGCTGTCATGCAGACCGCCGGGGCCGCGCAGGGCTTCGAATTCCGACACGCCGATGGCCGGGATGCCCAGCGACAGAGCCAGCCCGCGCGCCGCCGCGACGGAAATCCGGATGCCGGTGAAATTGCCCGGCCCGATGCCCACCGCCACCGCGTCGAGCTCTTCCCAGACCGCGCCGGCCTCGTCGAGCAGCGCGCCCAGCATCGGCATCAGCCGCTCCGCCTGGCCGCGCCCCATCTCCTCGCGGTTCTCGGCGACGATCTGCCCGCCCAACAGCAGAGCGGCCGCGCAATGCGCGGCCGATGTGTCGAAGGCGAGAACCGTGGGCTCTGAAGTCATATCCGCCGGCCCGGTCAGGCGACCGGACGCACCTCGGTGACTTCGGGGATATAGTGGCGCAGCAAGTTCTCGATGCCCATCTTCAGCGTCAGGGTCGAGGAGGGGCAACCGGCACAGGCGCCCTGCATGTGCAGATAGACCACGCCGCGCTCGAAGCCGTGGAAGGTGATGTCGCCGCCATCCTGAGCCACTGCCGGACGCACCCGGCTGTCGAGCAGCTCCTTGATCTGGCCGACGATCTCCTCGTCTTCCCCTTCAAAGGTGGCATGTCCTGAGGCACCGCCCTCGCCCGCCATCACCGGGTCGCCGGACTGGAAATGCTCCATGATCGCGCCGAGCACCGCCGGTTTGACGTGATCCCAATCCGCGGTGTCGTCCTTGGTCACGGTGACGAAATCGCTGCCGAAGAACACGCCGGCGACGCCCTTCACACCGAAGAGGCGCTTGGCGAGCGGCGAGGCCTCGGCGCCCTCGGCACTGGGGAAATCCGCGGTGCCGCTGCCCAGAACGGACTGTCCGGGCAGGAACTTCAGCGTCGCGGGGTTCGGGGTGGATTCGGTCTGAATAAACATCTGGGCGGTACCTTTCTCCGGGCCCCCTGTATATGCGCCTCCCGCCGGCAGGCGTCAAGGTTTAGAACCGTTCTAAGATATCTCTTCAGCGGATTCCCGGGGTCAAATCCGCCTCGGAATAGCCCGTGAGCCGCCAGAACGCCTCGGCCTCGGGCCCGATACGCGCCAGTGCCTTCGCCAGCACATCCGGGCGCAGCGCCCGGTTCAGCGCATACGACACCGCCTCCACCGCGGTATCGGCAATGAAATTGTGATCGGCGCGCAGCGCTTTCGCCTCGGCAAGGTAGGTGCGGCGATCCGCCCAGGGCACCGGCGGCGCCGGCTCCCAGCCCTGCACGAAGAGCGCCCTCGGCACGGCAGGCAAGACCTGCGCAAAACCAAGCGCCTGCACCACGTCCAGCCGCGACCGGAACGCGCCAAAGACCCCTTCCGCCGCCGTATAGGCTACATTGGACGAAGGCGTGCCCATCACCTCGCGAATATCGTCGAGAAACAGCCGCCACTCCTTTTCCGGGTGGCGGTAGGTCCAGGGCATCGGCATGGCGTCCCCCTGTCTTCTTCTCTTTCCAAATACGCAAGCTGCGCCCACCGCACGCGCGGCGTCAGGTGATCGATTCCAGCCGTTCCTTCGACAGATCCCCCGGCACGATGGTCACCGGGATCGGCAGGCTGCCCGAGCCCTTGCTGAGCTGGCTGACCAGCGGCCCCGGCCCCTTCTTGCCCGAGGCGGCACCCAGCACCAGCACGCCGATATCCTCGTCCTCGCGTACCTGCGCCAGGATCTCGCTCACAACATCGCCCTCGCGGATCACCAGGACGGGATCGACCCCTTGCCGGTCGCGCATCCATTTCGCGAAAACCTCGAAATGCGCGTGGATGCGCTCGCGGGCCTCCTCGCGCATCAGGTCGCCGACGCCGATCCAGTGGTTGAATTCATCCGGCGGAATCACCGAAAGGATGGTCACGCCGCCCTTGGTGCGCGCCGCCCGCATGGCGGCAAAGCGCATGGCGTTCAGGCATTCGCGGCTGTCGTCGAGCACGACAAGAAACTTGCGCATGGTATCACTCCCTCGGCGGGATCATGGCGCAGGGGCGCGGCACTGGCAACGGGGCATCTGAGCGCGCTCAGCCCTCGCTGGCAGCCCAGTCCCAGTAGAGCTCGCGCACGCGCTGGGTGACGGGGCCGATCTGATAGCTGCTCTCCTCGAAGCCCACCACCGGGGTGACCTTGTGCAGGTTGCCCGACAGGAACACCTCATCGGCGTCTTCGAAATCCTGAAACCCCAGCACCGTCTCATGCACCTCGATGCCGTCGGCGCGCATGTTCTCGATGTGGCGCGCCCGGGTGATGCCCGACAGGAAGGTGCCGTTGGCGATGGGGGTAAAGGCGACCCCGTCCTTCACCATGAAGACATTGGCGGTGGCGCTTTCGGCGACATTGCCCATGGCATCCGCCACCAGCGCATTGCCGAAACCACGGCCCCGCACCTCGGCCAGCATGCGCGCATTGTTGGGGTAGAGACAGCCCGCCTTGGCGTTGACCACCGCGTCCTCCATGACGGGGCGGCGAAAGCGCGTGCGCCCGAGCGTGGTGGTGGCACTGGGCGGCGCGACGGGGATCTCTTCGAGGCCGATGGCGAAACCGGTCTGGTCGGGGGCGGGCACGATCGCGGTGGGGTCGCCATGGATGCCCCAGTACATCGGGCGGATATAGACGGCAGCGTCCTTGGGATAGGCCGATAGCCCCTCCCAGACGATCTGCACCATCTCCTCGGTCGAAACCGTGGGCACCAGCATCAGCGCCTCGGCAGAGCGGTTCACCCGCGCGCAATGGGCATAGAGATCCGGCGCCAGCCCGTTCACATAGCGCGCGCCGTCGAATACGGTGCTGCCCAGCCAGGAACCGTGGTCGGAGGCCTTCATCACCGGGATATCGCCATCGTGCCAGGTGCCTTGGAAATAGGTGCGGATGTTCTTTCCCACTGCCATGAATTGCGTCCTCCGAAGATTTGCGGCCACGGTAGGCGGCACCGCGAGGAAGGTCCAGTGCACGGACCGTCACAGGCGCTGCGGCAAATTCCTTCGAAGGAATTTGCAAATCTTTTGATAAAAGATTTGCCCCCGGCTCAGCCGTTTTCGTGGAAAAACGCGTAGATCCGCTCCGCCAGCGCCGCGCTGACCCCGTCCACCGCCTTGAGATCGGCGAGATTGGCGCGCGACACCGCCT
The window above is part of the Salipiger abyssi genome. Proteins encoded here:
- a CDS encoding GNAT family N-acetyltransferase, giving the protein MTAAELAGIAARAYRHMTPWREADFAATLGHPTTVLSAGEGAFVLGRVVAGEAEILALATDPERQRQGAARAVLVAFEHAAMARGAEEIFLEVAAANTPARSFYEACGYARAGLRKAYYTCPDGSRDDALLMRKALPEN
- a CDS encoding ABC transporter permease, which codes for MDLVTVLQVLDSTVRLATPLLLACLAGLFSERSGIFDIGLEGKMLAAAFASAAIAAVTGSVWLGLLAGIVASLLMSGIHGLASITFRGNQLISGVAINFLASGLTVLIAQDWFGQGGRTPSLMGGGRFEPITLPFAEALSGVPVLGPVYAELISGHSILVYVAFLMVPLSWFVLFRTRFGLRLRAVGEAPEAVDTAGVSVIGLRYAAVMICGLLCGLAGAYLATGLQAGFVREMTAGRGYIALAALIFAKWRPWYALSACLLFGLLQAVALRYQNIDLGGITIPVQVMDALPYILTVVILAGFVGKAIPPRAGGEPYVKER
- a CDS encoding universal stress protein — translated: MRKFLVVLDDSRECLNAMRFAAMRAARTKGGVTILSVIPPDEFNHWIGVGDLMREEARERIHAHFEVFAKWMRDRQGVDPVLVIREGDVVSEILAQVREDEDIGVLVLGAASGKKGPGPLVSQLSKGSGSLPIPVTIVPGDLSKERLESIT
- a CDS encoding ABC transporter ATP-binding protein; the encoded protein is MTDTAPAIELKGISKAFGPVQANKDISIRVMPGTIHGIIGENGAGKSTLMSILYGFYKADAGEVWIQGKKTEIPDSQAAIAAGIGMVFQHFKLVQNFTVLENVILGAEDGPMLRPSLARARGVLKSLAEEYELNVDPDQLIENLSVGHQQRVEILKALYRQADILILDEPTGVLTPAEADHLFRILDNLRSEGKTIVLITHKLREIMEITDTVSVMRRGEMTATVKTVETSPEQLAELMVGRKVLLRVDKAPAKPGAPILQVDTLRHTDRHGVERLKGVSLEVKAGEILGIAGVAGNGQSELLEVLGGYADASGTVRVNGTEIDLTGRHSDGQSRRARGIAHVPEDRQTEGLIMPYTAWENIVFGYHRDPRYQSGLLMNNALIRDEAQDKMTRYDVRPPNPNLAARNFSGGNQQKIVLAREIERDPDILLIGQPTRGVDIGAIEFIHQEIVRLRDQGKAILLVSVELDEILSLSDRIAVMFDGRIMGERLPSETDQTELGLLMAGVTERPDKPLIEAVDAQLDAKEAREAEQHD
- a CDS encoding BMP family lipoprotein; protein product: MSLMKHFLGAAATLALSAGAALADPALIYDLGGKFDKSFNEAAYNGAEAYVAETGGSYRDIELQSEAQREQALRRFAEAGFNPVVTTGFSMSSPIASVAADYPETKFVTIDGFVNPEEHPNVLSILFSEHEGSYLVGMMAAMASETGTVGFIGGMDIPLIRKFACGYAQGALAVNPDANVISNMTGTTPAAWNDPVKGSELTKAQISQGADVIYAAAGGTGLGVLQTAADEDILSIGVDSNQNYLHPGKVLTSMLKRVDVAVKEAMEAGEDLETGVMVLGLAENGVGYALDDDNAPLVSDEMKAAVDAAREQIIAGEIEVHDYSSDDSCPVLSF
- a CDS encoding DUF2267 domain-containing protein, with product MPMPWTYRHPEKEWRLFLDDIREVMGTPSSNVAYTAAEGVFGAFRSRLDVVQALGFAQVLPAVPRALFVQGWEPAPPVPWADRRTYLAEAKALRADHNFIADTAVEAVSYALNRALRPDVLAKALARIGPEAEAFWRLTGYSEADLTPGIR
- a CDS encoding LysE family translocator, which translates into the protein MDTLLPFLPKFAAAYAILLVAASSPGPAVAMLLGVASSRGRRAALTVTTGIAAGSVTINLLTLVGLGLLLSQIAWAMTIMRMIGAAYLAWLAIGAFRKALNPPPLTAMRDVPASPGRLLAMGYLLQVTNPKAIVFWLAIASVGATHGGDAGIVALFVLGAFLISFGCHGAWALLLSSAPVRAGYARARRWVEGALGAFFAFAAFKIATSKG
- the tsaB gene encoding tRNA (adenosine(37)-N6)-threonylcarbamoyltransferase complex dimerization subunit type 1 TsaB, whose amino-acid sequence is MTSEPTVLAFDTSAAHCAAALLLGGQIVAENREEMGRGQAERLMPMLGALLDEAGAVWEELDAVAVGIGPGNFTGIRISVAAARGLALSLGIPAIGVSEFEALRGPGGLHDSRPELVSLRSSRRGADVVVQMFDGAAPAGKPVELAIYDDAEALRARVAHVPAGVPVVGAEAGALNTVLNEGRDAADVPFAAYCMDCMGGPAAAIARVAAEKLRMGQPGPRPAPLYIRPADAAPSKEPPPVILP
- a CDS encoding ABC transporter permease, whose translation is MDKMPAWADAVLVPLISILLAAILSAIVILAIGENPVDAFKLMVDGALMRSSGWGYTLYYTTNFIFTGLCVAVAFHAKMFNIGGEGQAMIGGLGVALACLFIPFPHWSVALFVAMLAGGAFGAAWALIPSYLQAKRGSHIVITTIMFNFIAAAVLNYVLVNLLRPTGAMDPATATFPAATHLPTFQDMFAPEGSRMFRGSPANVTFFLAVLACIGFWFLIWRTKLGYEIRAFGHSESAAKYAGISPVRITIVSMLISGGLAGLMALNTTMGEAERLVLNATEGAGFIGIAVALMGRSHPVGVFLAALLFGFLYQGGAELALWTNIPRELITVIQALVILFTGALDNMVRMPLEKLFLGMRRNGQNG
- a CDS encoding NifU family protein, which translates into the protein MFIQTESTPNPATLKFLPGQSVLGSGTADFPSAEGAEASPLAKRLFGVKGVAGVFFGSDFVTVTKDDTADWDHVKPAVLGAIMEHFQSGDPVMAGEGGASGHATFEGEDEEIVGQIKELLDSRVRPAVAQDGGDITFHGFERGVVYLHMQGACAGCPSSTLTLKMGIENLLRHYIPEVTEVRPVA
- the fmt gene encoding methionyl-tRNA formyltransferase codes for the protein MRVIFMGTPDFSVPVLDALVKAGHEIAAVYCQPPRPAGRGKKDRPTPVHARAEALGLEVRHPVSLKSDEEQARFAALQADVAVVVAYGLILPQPVLDAPTHGCLNIHASLLPRWRGAAPIHRAIMSGDAETGICIMQMEAGLDTGPVLLREATAIGSEETTGALHDRLSVMGARLIVDALSRLEELTPEPQPETGVTYAAKIDKAEAAVDWSQPAEAISRQIRGLAPFPGAWTSLGGDRIKLLGARVVPGSGAPGVALDDGFTIACGEAAVEVTRAQRAGKGAQEAESFLRGMAIPRGTKLGEG
- a CDS encoding GlsB/YeaQ/YmgE family stress response membrane protein produces the protein MPVVWLIVIGAAAGFLATRFMQIRLGVVETVAIGIAGAVIGGLVLRFLIAMTGALAGLVGAVLGAMLLIWLWQTYMRR
- a CDS encoding branched-chain amino acid aminotransferase, which codes for MAVGKNIRTYFQGTWHDGDIPVMKASDHGSWLGSTVFDGARYVNGLAPDLYAHCARVNRSAEALMLVPTVSTEEMVQIVWEGLSAYPKDAAVYIRPMYWGIHGDPTAIVPAPDQTGFAIGLEEIPVAPPSATTTLGRTRFRRPVMEDAVVNAKAGCLYPNNARMLAEVRGRGFGNALVADAMGNVAESATANVFMVKDGVAFTPIANGTFLSGITRARHIENMRADGIEVHETVLGFQDFEDADEVFLSGNLHKVTPVVGFEESSYQIGPVTQRVRELYWDWAASEG